The Thermosynechococcus sp. CL-1 genomic interval TCAGAAAAGAGAGAGTTGAGTCGCAGGACGGTATAGACACCAGAAAGACTTCATCGCCCCAATGCTGTTTTGCGGATACTTGAATGCGGTAGGGTTTGTGAGCTGGCTGAGTCAGTACTGTTTGTCAGCGTTAGAGAAACGTTCGTTGTTGATGATGGATAATGCACCGATTCATCCGAAAGGGGCGATTCAGGAAGCGGTCAAAGCGGCGGGTCACGAGGTGTTATTTTTACCGAAATACTCTCCTGATTTGAATGTAATTGAGCACGACTTCAGTGCGCTGAAGCGAGCGCGGATGTATGCAGGGTCAAACAGTTCGATTGATGAGTTGATTCGCAAGTATTGTGCTGGATAATGTCTCATTCTTTATTGGAATAGCATAATGCAGAGACATTGGATACGAAAACTCTTGTTCGCCTCGCATGGCGTAGTGGGTGCTATGAGTTGCTCCTAATCCTTGTTGTTCTTTATTTGTGCCCCAGAAGTTTCCTTGGGTTCCTTAAGCATAAACGCCATCGGCGACAGCGACAGCAGGCTAAGGAGCGGGCTAAGGATCTGTTAGGCTGAGATAGCATTAAATAAATAACCAACCCCCACAATTCCTAAGGTAGTTAAACTAATAAAAATACCTAATAATTTTGGTTTTAAAACCTTTCGCAAAATGATCATCTCTGGCAAAGAAAGAGCAGTCACTGCCATGGTAAAAGATAAGACTGTACCGATAGGCATTCCCTTGGAAAATAGAGCTGAGGCAATGGGTAAAACCCCTGCAATATTAGTGTAAAGGGGTACTCCAATTAAAACAGCAACTAAGACAGCAAAGGGGTTATCTTTTCCTATCCATTCGCTAATAAGTTGAGCAGGCATATAACCGTGGATTCCAGCACCAATACCAATCCCAATTATCACATAAATCCAAACCGATTTAAGAATTTCACTTGATTGAAACCAACCAACTTTGAATCTATCTTCCCAGCTCATCTGAGAGGATCTTGTTAGTTCAATATCCTCATCTTGAGATTGTTTATGCTGTTTATTTTTTAATTCCCAAATAAAAGGTTCTACCCATTTTTCTAGCTTCAACAAGCCAATAACATAACCGGTAATAACAGCTAATGTAATCCCAAAAAAGATATAAAATAAAGTTATTTTTAGACCAAATAAAGCGAATAATAAAAATACAGCAACTGCATCCACCATCGGAGCGGAAATAAGGTAGGAGAAGGTAATACCTAAAGGTATGCCAGCTTTAAGAAAACCGATAAACAAAGGCACGGCAGAACAAGAACAAAATGGTGTTACTGCCCCTAAACTTGCTGCTAAAATATGCCCGCTTAATTTGCGTTTTCCCTCTAAATAAACTCTAACTTTTTCAGGTTCTAAGAAAGTTTGCAGTGTTCCAACTACAAAGCTAATTACAGCTAATAAGGTTAATATTTTTGGCACATCGTAAAAGAAGAAGTGCAAACTTTTGCCTAGGTGTGAGTCTAGGGATAAGCCAAATAATTTCGTAACTATTTGAGCAGATAACCAATCAAAGGGGTAAAACAAATCCAGCATGTCTTTTTCCAGTTAAGTTTGTAGCAAACACTTGGGCTTTTTTTCAAATTGAGAAAACCTCAAGCAATTGAAACGCTACCAATAGCAATACTCTACGGAATGTTATTTTAAGAAGGATGCAATTTCTTCAGGCGTTAAGACTTTTCCTTTGCTGACCACCTTGCCATTAATGGCCAAAGCAGGTGTTGACATTACTCCTCGGTTGGCTATTTCTAGGCTATCGGTTACGTGAGTAATTTCGGCCGCCAAGTTGAGATTTTTAACAGCAGTTTGAGTATTCACTTCTAGTTGTTGACATTTTTTGCAATTTGTGCCTAAAATTTCTATTTTTAATGTCATAATCTTTCCCTCTACTTTTAGGCGACATGCGCCTAGGTCTAAGCGCTTTTCGTGTTTTATCCTGAGGCGATGCTTAACTCCGCTTACACAAGTGTAGCACCCCTTCAGCTTTCCTGCTAAGGCTTGCTAGTGGTAAAGGGCGGAGTTCCCCGCCCATTCAGCTAAAAATTGCGAGCCTTAGCTACAGCCACAGCCAGCGTGGCCACAACCACCGCTTTCTTTGCAGGTGCCGTTGGCACAGGCTTCGGAGCAGTAGGGTTTGCCCTCAACCATGATGGCCTCGCTGAGGGAGACAATGCAGAGGCAGTGGGGGCAGGCACATTTCATTTGGGTAACGGTTGTCATGGCTGTTCTCTCCAAATAAGTGACACAAGGGAGGTATGCTTCACCTCTCCTTTAATATATCTGAACAGTTGTTCAAATGTCAATTAGTTAGCACCTGATCAACGCCTATGATGGAAGTATGAATCCTAAAACCATTGGTGCTCCTCATCCCCATCATCCCGAAGCGTTGGCACGGGTGAGCGATCGCCTGCTCTCTACGGAGAAAGCCCAACGGATGGCGCAATTTTTTGGCCTCTTGGCGGATGCCAACCGACTGCGGATTGTCGCCTTGCTCGCCCAAGGGGAGTTTTGTGTTGGCGATATTGCCGTGGCACTGGAAATGAGCGAATCTGCCGTCTCCCACCAATTGCGGATGCTTAAGGCCATGCGACTGGTCAAGTTTCGTCGCCAAGGGCGGCATATCTTTTATCAATTGCTAGATCACCATGTCCTCGCTCTTTATGAGGCGGTCGCAGAACACTTAGATGAAGACGCATCAGACACTTCAGGGAGTGGGAACGGGGCAAGATGAGGGTGAGGCAATTCCTGAACCAGCGGGGGCAGCTTCTAAAATTTGGGTTGTGGTTAGTGTTGTAAACGTAGCATAGGTGCAGCCCGTAAACGCTTTCAATTCTGAACGCTCAGGGGTGGCTCGGAATTCAGCATAGTTACTATTCGCAGCGGTGATTGCGTAATCATAGTCGGGCGTATCACTAAAGCCGATTTGTAAACTTGCGATGTCAGTGGTGAATGTGGGATTGGCCAAACGGTAGGCCTGTTGCGCACGGTTGACCGCGCCAACATTTGTTTTGGCTTGGGATTCGCGGGCTTTGGTGGCTTGATTTAACATGGAGGGGAGGGCGATCGCCGCCAAAATCGCGATAATAATGACAACGACGAGCAGTTCAATGAGGGTAAAGCCTTTCGAGAGGATGAGCGATCGGTAGAACCAAGGCAAATTAAGACGGTAAGGAGACATAGGGCGGCTCTCGGGTTAGACTCGTCTTCACTCTCAAGTGTTCCCACAGATCTCTGTAAAATTACAGGGAGCTCCTCTATAGCCCCAGTAGTTTTTTCTTGGCCGCTTGGAACTCCGCTTCTGAGAGTAGTCCCTGCTGGTACATGGCCATGAGTTGTTGCAGTTGCTCTAAGCCAGAGGAACTCGCCGAAGCACTGGTTTCAGGTGTTGGTTCGGGTTGGGATGGAGGTGGTTCAGGAGCAGGGGACGTTGGTGTGGGGCTAGGGGCTGGTGTGCCTTGAGCCAATTGATAGGTTTGGATCACCTCTTGGAGAATGGCGGCTTCTCGCTTATATTCAAGGCTGTCGCGTCCCCCAGCTTTGTGGAGTTCTTCCTCGCGTCGCTTCAAGTAGTTCAGTAGATGCTCATAGAGGGCTTGCTTTTGTTCTGGGGTTTCTGCGGCTGTAAGGATAGCGGTGACTTGGCGCTGAATTTCTTCTAAGTCGGGACGGCAGGCCAACACCTCTAGGACTTGGGTCACCTCCTCCCAGTTGGCGGCAATGTCCACATCTTCAAGACCAACGGCAGTATGGCGGGTGTAGCGGATGGTGGCTTCGCGGGTGGCGCGGTTTTCTGCTTGCTTTAGGACATCAAGGGCGCGAGCAATCACCACCAGTTTTAGAATTTGGGGGTTTTCTGGAAACACATCCCAGAAGGGGGGATCCTTTTGCAGATGTACGGGGATGGGCAAATCGCGGTTTTCGCCCCGCAGGCGGGCGCGTTTGGCGGTAATCATTTGGCCTCGCCAATCTTGATAGGACTGGCGCAGTTCGGGCATGCCCTCAATACAGCGTAGGGAAAAGCCCCCCATCTCTTGGACAAAGACAATGCGGTGGCGTTCGCGATCGCCCAAGGGCTTAATGTCATCACTGGTAATGCTCTGGCCATTCGGTTTGACGAGGTTCTTGAGCAGGGGAATCAGTTTTTTGGCAGCCAAATCAGCCGTATTTTCACCGCCAACAATGGCGATATTGGTATTCACTGAAGGAGTAAAGCCAGCATCACGACCACTCATGACCGCTTGGGAGAGCAATAGCAGTGGCTTTGATTTTTGGTAAGCCATGCGCAGGGCATTGAGGATCTCCGCTTCATCATTGCGATAGAACTGCAACAGGCGATCGCAGGCGGTGAGATCCCGCACAAGGCGGCTCTCTTCTGGGGCATTTTGCACGGTGCGCCGTACGGTTTCTTGGATAATCTCCCGCAGGTCACTTTCTTGGACATCCGCTAGTTGTGCCAAATCCAAGAGACGCATCACCTCATTGGCGGCGCGGGTTTCCTTCCAGAGGGGACTGGCCTCCTGCAACACCGTTGCTGCCGTTGTGGTACAGAGTTGGTTTAGACCAATGGCAAATGTGGACTGCACCCCGGTATTGGCACCCGCATAGCGTTCCACCAAGTCTTGATAGAGGCCATTGAGTTCTTGGCGATCGTAGAGCTTCACCCCATTGATTCGCAGGGCATCGGCACTATCCGCTTGACTATCGGCCATCGCCTTGAAACTATCCCGTAAATTGAGGAGCCGCTGGTTGAGCTTGGCAAGACGTGCCTCCATCCCCTGCAGCCATTCCTCTAGTTTGTCCATCACCTCCTTGGCCAGAAAGCGGGCTTTAGCTTGAATGATGGCATTGAAACTGCCCTCAATGCCTTCTAGAGCCTGCTGGCAGAATTCCTCCATTTTCGCTTGCTTGGAGATGCCAAAGAGAGTGCTAAAGTGCTGGATATCCTGCAGGGCATTTTCGTATTGCCGCTGACGGTTGGTGATATTGGGCTGCCAAGTTTGCTGAATTTCGCGGTCATATTTTTCCTTTTGACTGACAAAAATTTGGCGAATTTGCAGCAGAAAGGCATTGGCAAACTTGGGTCCGCGATTGCGATCTTCAACAATGCGGTAGAACTCCTCCTCAAGACTTTGGCGAGCCTGCTGGATAATTTGATTGCGGTTGTCGTACATGCGCTGCAAAAAGTCACCGTGGAGACGCTCATCGGGGCTAAGTTCGCGCAAGTGGGCAGCACGGTAATTGTCCACCTGTTCACTCAGCCAAGGCACAAATTGCAAAATTTTGCCTCTTTCGGCACCAATCATGCCCCCTACCCCCTGTTGGGTACATTCAAGGCGGTTTTCACGGCTAATTTGATTGCGTAGATCATTCACCCAGCGGGAAATTTCCTGCATGTAGGGGCGATCGCCCGCTGCTGCTAAGGCCAGTACCAAATCCACATCCAGCAAGTTCATGGGTTTCAGGAGACTCTGGGTCACCTCTAAAAGCTGGGGTGGCAATTGCACCGATTCGTTCAGCCACCAGTGAATAAAGTCTTGGCAAAGGCGATAGGTCAAGGAGGCGCGAATTTGGGCAATGGGAATTTCGACACTGGAGAGGCCAAAGGCCATAAAGCTCTTGGGATAGCCCCGCCCCCCGGCATCCTGAGAGGCCCAAGCCGCCTTAATGTTGTCGCGAATCGAGCGTTTGTGGGGCGCAAAGTCAGAAGTGAGATCCAAAAAGATATTTTGGGCAATCATCTCGCGGATCTCATCGAGCTTGAATTCATTCTCGCCATTTTTAGTGCCCACGAGGTAGGTAAAGTCAAAGGGAGGACAGTTGTAGCGCACTTCGTCGCTGAGGCTGCTACTAAATTGCGCCACGTACTCGGTGCGGTAGTCGGCAAAGTAACTGAGTTCCATGAGGGCGGCATAGCCATTGGCCAGCACGCGATCGCCGACACTAATGGCTGCAAAGGCATTGGGCATGGGCACAATTGCCGTGACGAGGGGACTCGACTGCCCCTTGAGCCAATGGCGCACACAATAGCCGAGGTCAATGAGCATACCGCTACCGGTGCCCCCAGAGAGGGAACCTGTAATAAAGACATTGAGGCTACTATTGTTGACCTTGAGGCCATAGCGGCTTTGCATATAACTTTCGTGGCCTTTAACGCGATCGCTGGCCGCTTGGAACTTTTGTTGAATCGCATGGTAGTTGCAAAAGAAGGCAAACCGACCACAGGCACGGATTTGACCCGCCCCAGCCTCTAGGGCGGTAATGTTGCGCTCCAGTTCCTTGGGAAACCAAGAGGCAATCCACGGGTAGTTGTCGAGGTTTTGAATGATTTGCTGCACGTTTTTGCCACTGACACTGGCCCAGTGCTTTTCGTTGTCCTTGAGGGGAGAGCCAGCGGCGAGGGGGTTACTCACTTTGTAGTCGCGATCGGTGTCAATGGCGAGGAAGCTAATCACGGGAAACTGCTTCAGGCTGCCGTAGGTTTCTTCCACCAGTCGCCGCACCCGCGATAGCACCTCAATGCCTGTACCTCCCACGCCAACAATTACTGTCGGAACAATCGACTTTTCCTCCACCTGTGCAGGCATGATTCCCGTCTCCGTGACCAGTCATCCCCATCCTAGCAAGGATGTCCGCCAAGTCTGGAGTGGCCTGTCCATGAATACCATCCCTCAGGAGAGCAGAGGATCGTAGTAGTAGGAGACTCATTGACTGGGAACTGGTACGAATCCTCTCACGGCAGTACCCTGTGGATTTCGGGACTGGTTCATTCCCCGATCGGCAGCAGGGAGCAGCAGCAGTTGCCAAAATTTGAGGCGCCTTCACGATAGATTGAAAAATGTTTGCGCCCTGAGTATTGTCATGACAGCTTCTTCTCCGGTTTCGACAACAACTGCCCCTTCCCTAACACCGGTGGCGGTACCCCGCCGGGATCTCACTGTGCCGCTGTGGTTAGCGCTGGCGATCGCTGCCGTTGCTACGGTGATCCTTTACATTTTCTTTTTGCCCCTTCAGGGCACCTACCTTGGCCAACTGCTCCTCAATCGTGGCTGGACGCAACCCGTGGCTGTCTTTTTTGCGTGGACAGTTTTGGTGTTTACGATTTTGAAGGCGATCGCCCTCGTTCAACAAGCACCTAGCCTGCGGCAAATCTGGATTCCCGCCAACTACCCCTTCACCTCGATGCGGGATATTTTGCAACTGCAGCAAACCCTTGCCCAACGGCGGACGCTGCTGCCCAATCGCTGTGCCCGTGTTTTAGGCGCCTTTCTCAGCAGTGGCCGGCGAGAGATTGCCGTTGAAGCCGCCGCAGAAGAGAGTGGTAGTGCCGCAGCCGCCACCGATGCCTCCTATACGATTCCCCGTGTTCTCGTCTGGGCGATTCCCCTGCTGGGCTTTATTGGCACCGTGGTTGGGATTAGCCAAGCGGTCAGTGGCTTTTCCAGCTTTTTGGAGACGGCTCAGGACGTGAACCAAATCAAGGAGGGGATTGGCGGTGTGACGACGGGGCTAGCAGTGGCCTTTGATACGACCCTCGTGGCCTTAGTGCTGAGTGTGCTGGTGATGATTCCGATGGTGATCGTTGA includes:
- a CDS encoding permease, whose product is MLDLFYPFDWLSAQIVTKLFGLSLDSHLGKSLHFFFYDVPKILTLLAVISFVVGTLQTFLEPEKVRVYLEGKRKLSGHILAASLGAVTPFCSCSAVPLFIGFLKAGIPLGITFSYLISAPMVDAVAVFLLFALFGLKITLFYIFFGITLAVITGYVIGLLKLEKWVEPFIWELKNKQHKQSQDEDIELTRSSQMSWEDRFKVGWFQSSEILKSVWIYVIIGIGIGAGIHGYMPAQLISEWIGKDNPFAVLVAVLIGVPLYTNIAGVLPIASALFSKGMPIGTVLSFTMAVTALSLPEMIILRKVLKPKLLGIFISLTTLGIVGVGYLFNAISA
- a CDS encoding thioredoxin family protein; amino-acid sequence: MMTLKIEILGTNCKKCQQLEVNTQTAVKNLNLAAEITHVTDSLEIANRGVMSTPALAINGKVVSKGKVLTPEEIASFLK
- a CDS encoding metallothionein produces the protein MTTVTQMKCACPHCLCIVSLSEAIMVEGKPYCSEACANGTCKESGGCGHAGCGCS
- a CDS encoding helix-turn-helix transcriptional regulator, with product MNPKTIGAPHPHHPEALARVSDRLLSTEKAQRMAQFFGLLADANRLRIVALLAQGEFCVGDIAVALEMSESAVSHQLRMLKAMRLVKFRRQGRHIFYQLLDHHVLALYEAVAEHLDEDASDTSGSGNGAR
- a CDS encoding type IV pilin-like G/H family protein; protein product: MSPYRLNLPWFYRSLILSKGFTLIELLVVVIIIAILAAIALPSMLNQATKARESQAKTNVGAVNRAQQAYRLANPTFTTDIASLQIGFSDTPDYDYAITAANSNYAEFRATPERSELKAFTGCTYATFTTLTTTQILEAAPAGSGIASPSSCPVPTP
- a CDS encoding tubulin-like doman-containing protein produces the protein MPAQVEEKSIVPTVIVGVGGTGIEVLSRVRRLVEETYGSLKQFPVISFLAIDTDRDYKVSNPLAAGSPLKDNEKHWASVSGKNVQQIIQNLDNYPWIASWFPKELERNITALEAGAGQIRACGRFAFFCNYHAIQQKFQAASDRVKGHESYMQSRYGLKVNNSSLNVFITGSLSGGTGSGMLIDLGYCVRHWLKGQSSPLVTAIVPMPNAFAAISVGDRVLANGYAALMELSYFADYRTEYVAQFSSSLSDEVRYNCPPFDFTYLVGTKNGENEFKLDEIREMIAQNIFLDLTSDFAPHKRSIRDNIKAAWASQDAGGRGYPKSFMAFGLSSVEIPIAQIRASLTYRLCQDFIHWWLNESVQLPPQLLEVTQSLLKPMNLLDVDLVLALAAAGDRPYMQEISRWVNDLRNQISRENRLECTQQGVGGMIGAERGKILQFVPWLSEQVDNYRAAHLRELSPDERLHGDFLQRMYDNRNQIIQQARQSLEEEFYRIVEDRNRGPKFANAFLLQIRQIFVSQKEKYDREIQQTWQPNITNRQRQYENALQDIQHFSTLFGISKQAKMEEFCQQALEGIEGSFNAIIQAKARFLAKEVMDKLEEWLQGMEARLAKLNQRLLNLRDSFKAMADSQADSADALRINGVKLYDRQELNGLYQDLVERYAGANTGVQSTFAIGLNQLCTTTAATVLQEASPLWKETRAANEVMRLLDLAQLADVQESDLREIIQETVRRTVQNAPEESRLVRDLTACDRLLQFYRNDEAEILNALRMAYQKSKPLLLLSQAVMSGRDAGFTPSVNTNIAIVGGENTADLAAKKLIPLLKNLVKPNGQSITSDDIKPLGDRERHRIVFVQEMGGFSLRCIEGMPELRQSYQDWRGQMITAKRARLRGENRDLPIPVHLQKDPPFWDVFPENPQILKLVVIARALDVLKQAENRATREATIRYTRHTAVGLEDVDIAANWEEVTQVLEVLACRPDLEEIQRQVTAILTAAETPEQKQALYEHLLNYLKRREEELHKAGGRDSLEYKREAAILQEVIQTYQLAQGTPAPSPTPTSPAPEPPPSQPEPTPETSASASSSGLEQLQQLMAMYQQGLLSEAEFQAAKKKLLGL
- a CDS encoding MotA/TolQ/ExbB proton channel family protein; amino-acid sequence: MTASSPVSTTTAPSLTPVAVPRRDLTVPLWLALAIAAVATVILYIFFLPLQGTYLGQLLLNRGWTQPVAVFFAWTVLVFTILKAIALVQQAPSLRQIWIPANYPFTSMRDILQLQQTLAQRRTLLPNRCARVLGAFLSSGRREIAVEAAAEESGSAAAATDASYTIPRVLVWAIPLLGFIGTVVGISQAVSGFSSFLETAQDVNQIKEGIGGVTTGLAVAFDTTLVALVLSVLVMIPMVIVERWENKLLLQIDTYINDQLLPRLPVTHTSAGVDRDTLQEVIQETIRTELPTQERLQQLLDNLNQLARAVVRDRQQFVATLEERQRQSIEQFERLVTQIQHSQGELLAHVNREQTAIAQELRQQSQYIAQLLAESDRTLQQRLQLLETLNQALQALADTGNLQLLLDSLNHTLGNLQPVLRQLAQPRRVTLVEQPSSLDGGDRPI